In Ktedonobacterales bacterium, the genomic stretch CTTTCGACGCTTGGTAAGAGACTATGAGCGCCTGCCTCAGACCCTGGCGGGGTTGCACTTCCTGGCCTTCGCTATTCTGCTGCTGCATCGCTTTATCACTCTGGTCGTTCATTGTCTCTGAAGTTCATAACAGGCTCTAGAGACGCGCCTGCGGCTGCTTGAATCTGTGGCCGAGAACCTCGGCAGCAGCGTCGCTGATGATACCACATCGGGCGGCGCTGTTCTCTTTGCCCTGATAGGGCTGGTATAGGTCATGCTGGAATGGGCGCTAGAGGGATGGGCGAGGGGAAGCAGCAGCGAAACCCAACCTGGAGCATCACTGGAAAACACCAAGAAAGGATAGATGCGGATGTCTACCACTATTCCGACCAGGCCCGGCCAGCCTGAGCAGCGAGCGAGAGGGGATAATCGTGTGCGCTCGTATCCGGCTCCGAAGCCGCTGGCGACGATCACCGATCTGACCTCGCAGGAGGCGCAGGCTGTTACCGAGGCGCTCAATCCGTTGATCGCGGATGCTTTTGCGCTCTATGCCAAGACCAAAAACTTTCACTGGCACCTGTCCGGGTCGCATTTCCACGATTTTCACGAGCTTTTTGACGAGCAGGCCGATCAGATCTTTGCCGCCATTGACATCCTGGCCGAGCGCGTGCGCCGCGTTGGTGGGACGACCATTCGCAGCATCTCGCACATCGGTCAACTGCAAACCATCGAGGACGATAACGAGGACTTTGTGCCAGCGGGCGAGATGATACGCCGCTTGATGCAAGATAACCTGCATATCGCCGAAATGCAGCGGGCAGCCATTGACGTGTGCGAGAAGCGCCGCGATTCGGTGACGGCCAATCTGCTGCAAGAGATTCTGAATGGGACCGAGCGGCGGAAATGGTTCCTCTACGAGGTTCTTCAGGGTGCGAATAACACAGACTGAGGCGCGCCTCGTGAAAGGGCGCAATCCCATCTTAAGGAAGAAAGATAGTACAGAGGCAGCCAGCCGGTAGCGCGCATCAGATGCGCACTACCGGCTGGCTGCCTGATTCATGCTGCTGCCTGAAACGTATCCAGGCCCGCGCACTGGCTAGCCGCGTTCGCCAGCGCGCACGCCGCTGGCGCGAGCGGATGAGCGGCCATCGCTGCCAGCGCCATAGGCGCAGTAGGGGCAGACGTTCCACTTAAGTTCCAGCAAATGCTCGCAGCGTGGGCAGGGGCGGCGCAGCTTTGTGCCACAGGATGGACACACCTGGAAATCGCCCTCGACGCGATAGTGGCAGGTTGGGCAGGTGGGCCGCTCAGTCATTTCGGCCAGCAGGGACTCTTCCTCCAGTTGGCGCTCGTACAACTCGGCCAGCGTATGGCGCGGACGAAGAATCAGGTAAATGAAGAGGCCACCAACGGAGAAGACGGTGACGAGCAGCGTTGCGGCGACTTGCAGCACCATGTCCTGGCTGCGCGAGCGAATATCGCGCCAGGTCCAGATAATCAAGCTGGCCCAGAAGACCGCGAGGAATGCGAAGAGAAACGAGCCGCCAATGACCAGCCATTGCGTTATGTTGGTGGGTGTGTCTGCCATGACAGGCCCAATTGCCAGCGTTACCAGTATACCTTCAAACACGAGAATCTACTCCCCTTTCGTGGTTCCCTGGGACAGCGATCAGCAGCGCGCACAATAGCATGTCTTTATACATAATTTCTTTCAGTATAACGAGGCGCTGATCATCAAGATAACAGAATCCAAGCTCATGTATTACTTTCTGGCTTTTCCCTTTACTTGCCTGTGCCGCTTCCCGCTCCTCTCACTGCTGTAATAGATGCTGCAATATATCGCATGGCTGCCACGAGATGATCACCCGACGCAGCGTAGCAAGGTCAATGCCACATTGACACTCTTTCCGCCTGCTGAAGAAAGCGCCCCATTTATTCTCGCAGCCCATGATTTAAGACGGCCAGCTTTGCTTATATATAGCAGGAGAAATGCCAAATTATGCATAGCTGTCTGCGGCGCCAGCAGAGTCATTCGCCCCATTATAAGCCAGGAGAGTGCAAGGTGGCAAGCGCCAGCCGAACTCTAGCCAGAATGGGGGTGAGGGCGCGGGGAGCGCAGCGCAAAAAACGACCGGGCATTATCAACGCCCGGTCTACACACGCGGATTGCGAGTGATTTGGCTAATCGCCCGGCATGGGGGCAGGGGCCTGCTCAATCGTTCTCCCCTGCTTTTTCGCTTGCCTCGCTGCTTCTAGCGCGGGATCGCGGCCAACGAAGAGCGCCAGTGCTGTACAGATGCCGCAGCCAATGAGCGAGAACAGGAACGTATCATTCAGGCCCATCGTCACAGCGTGGTGGGTTACACAGGTCTGGAGCGCCTGCTGGCCGACCTGCTGGACACAGGCGCCCGCCACGCCGCTGAGCGGGTGTGTCGAGAAACCAGCAGCTATATCGCTGGCGTGGACGGTCGTTCGCTGCGTCAGGTAGGTGGTGAGGACTGCCACCCCCACCGCTCCGAAGACTATCTTGGTCGCGCTTATCAGTGATGTTGCTTTTGCCATTTGTTGATTGCTGACGACTGAGACGGCCAGCGTTTGCAGGGGCTGACCGACCAGACCGAGGCCGATGCCGCGCAGGATCAGCCAGAGTTGTAGATCGGCCCCGCTGGTCGTCACGTCCAGGTGCGTAAAGCCGATCATCGAAATGGCGACAAGGGCGACGCCGGTGACGGCCAGGATACGCGGTCCCACGTTGTTATAGAGCTTTCCGCCAATCGCCAGCCCTACAGCCGTAGCCAGACCCTGAAGGATCAAAATCTCGCCGGTAGTCAGCGCGGACAAGTCTTCCACTTGCTCGAAGAAGAAGGGTACGAGAAAGAGGCTGCCGAAAAGGACGGCCACCGTAGCCCACTGGAGGATATTGGCGATGGTAAACGTGTAGCTGCGGAAGAGCCGAATATCAATCACCGGGTCTTTGGCCCGCAGCTCGACCAGAATAAACGCGATCAGCAGCGCGCCACCGGCGGCCAGGAAGGCGAGGACCGTTGTATCGCTCCAGCCGTGTATCCCGGCCTCGTTGATGCCGTACACGAAGGCACTGAAGCCTGCCATAGAGAGTACCAGGCCGGGCAGATCAAAGCGGCG encodes the following:
- a CDS encoding DNA starvation/stationary phase protection protein, with the protein product MSTTIPTRPGQPEQRARGDNRVRSYPAPKPLATITDLTSQEAQAVTEALNPLIADAFALYAKTKNFHWHLSGSHFHDFHELFDEQADQIFAAIDILAERVRRVGGTTIRSISHIGQLQTIEDDNEDFVPAGEMIRRLMQDNLHIAEMQRAAIDVCEKRRDSVTANLLQEILNGTERRKWFLYEVLQGANNTD
- a CDS encoding DHA2 family efflux MFS transporter permease subunit, with amino-acid sequence MGLSYRWQATLVIALGMLMAILDNTIVTVVLPQIATAFHTDFQTITWVGTGYFLAQAAVIPITGYLSDRVGTKTIFLIALGLFTLGSALCVIAPTEQWLIGFRILQGLGGGALVPVAMAIIFRLFGPTERASAIVLLMIPLLLGPAFGPTLGGYLATNFSWNAIFTINLPIGVLAFALAFLVLHGRASERADEANGSGEPGARRFDLPGLVLSMAGFSAFVYGINEAGIHGWSDTTVLAFLAAGGALLIAFILVELRAKDPVIDIRLFRSYTFTIANILQWATVAVLFGSLFLVPFFFEQVEDLSALTTGEILILQGLATAVGLAIGGKLYNNVGPRILAVTGVALVAISMIGFTHLDVTTSGADLQLWLILRGIGLGLVGQPLQTLAVSVVSNQQMAKATSLISATKIVFGAVGVAVLTTYLTQRTTVHASDIAAGFSTHPLSGVAGACVQQVGQQALQTCVTHHAVTMGLNDTFLFSLIGCGICTALALFVGRDPALEAARQAKKQGRTIEQAPAPMPGD
- a CDS encoding zinc ribbon domain-containing protein produces the protein MFEGILVTLAIGPVMADTPTNITQWLVIGGSFLFAFLAVFWASLIIWTWRDIRSRSQDMVLQVAATLLVTVFSVGGLFIYLILRPRHTLAELYERQLEEESLLAEMTERPTCPTCHYRVEGDFQVCPSCGTKLRRPCPRCEHLLELKWNVCPYCAYGAGSDGRSSARASGVRAGERG